One Streptomyces sp. CG4 genomic window, GCCGCGCCCAGGCCGGCGACACCGTGCTGGTCGCGGGCAAGGGCCATGAGCAGGGCCAGGACATCGCCGGCGTGGTCCGTCCCTTCGACGACCGCCAGGTGCTCCGCGAAGCCATCCAGAAGACCCAGGGATGAAAATCCAGAAGACCCAGGGGATGAACTTGTGATCGCCCTCTCCCTCGCCGAGATCGCAGCAGTCGTCGGCGGGCAGACGCACGACATACCGGATCCGTCCGTCCAGGTCACCGGTCCGGTCGTCCGGGACTCCCGCGAGGTGGTGCCCGGCAGCCTGTTCGCCGCCTTCGCCGGTGAGCGCGTGGACGGCCACGACTTCGCACCGCAGGTCGTCGAGGCGGGCGCGGTGGCCGTGCTGGCGTCGCGGCCGGTCGGCGTGCCCGCGATCGTGGTCGAGGACGTACAGACCGCGCTCGGCGCCCTCGCCCGGCACGTCGTACGCCGGCTCGGCGCGACCCTCGTTGCCCTGACCGGCTCGGCCGGCAAGACCAGCACCAAGGACCTCATCGCCCAGGTGCTCCAGCGCAAGGCGCCGACCGTGTTCACGCCCGGCTCGCTCAACAACGAGATCGGGCTGCCGCTGACCGCGCTGACCGCCACCGAGGAGACGCGGTTCCTCGTGCTGGAGATGGGCGCCCGCGGTATCGGGCACATCCGCTACCTCACCGACCTGACCCCGCCGAAGATCGGCCTCGTCCTCAACGTCGGCACCGCCCACATCGGCGAGTTCGGCGGCCGCGAGCAGATCGCGCAGGCCAAGGGCGAGATCGTCGAAGGACTTCCGGAGGACGGGTCGGCGATCCTCAACGCCGACGATCCGCTGGTGCGGGCCATGGCCCCGCGTACCAAGGCGAAGGTGGTCCTTTTCGGAGAGTCGGCCGAAGCGGACGTACGCGCCGAGAACGTGCGACTCACGGACAGTGGACAGCCGTCCTTCAGGCTTCACACACCCTCCGGTGCATGTGATGTGACCATGCGCCTGTACGGTGAGCACCACGTGTCGAACGCGCTCGCCGCGGCCGCCGTCGCCCATGAGCTGGGCATGTCCGCGGAAGAGATCGCCACCGCGCTCTCCGAGGCGGGCACCCTCTCCCGCTGGCGCATGGAGGTCACCGAGCGCCCGGACGGCGTGACCATCGTCAACGACGCCTACAACGCCAACCCCGAGTCCATGCGGGCCGCCCTCCGGGCGCTCGCGGCCATGGGCAAGGGGCGCCGCACGTGGGCGGTGCTCGGCAAGATGGCCGAGCTGGGGGACGAGGCGCTCGCCGAGCACGACGCCGTCGGACGGCTCGCCGTCCGGCTCAACGTCAGCAAGCTCGTCGCGGTCGGGGGGATTGAGGCCTCCTGGCTGCAACTGGGCGCATATAACGAGGGTTCGTGGGGTGAGGAGTCGGTGCACGTGTCCGACGCACAGGCGGCGATCGACCTGTTGCGCAGCGAGTTGCGCCCGGGGGACGTCGTGCTCGTGAAGGCGTCCCGTTCGGTGGGTCTGGAGAGCGTGGCCCAGGCGCTCGTCGAGGGCGAGGTTGCCGCCCGATGATGAAGCAGATCCTGTTCTCGGGAGTCATTGGCCTCTTCCTGACGCTGATCGGCACCCCGCTGCTGATCAAGCTTCTCGCCCGCAAGGGCTACGGCCAGTACATCCGTGACGACGGCCCGCGCGAGCACGCCAGCAAGCGCGGTACGCCGACCATGGGCGGCATCGCCTTCATCCTGGCGACGATCGCCGCGTACTTCCTGAGCAAGCTCATCACCGGCTACCCGCCCACCTACTCCGGCCTGCTGGTCCTCGGCCTGATGTTCGGCATGGGCCTCGTCGGCTTCCTCGACGACTACATCAAGATCGTCAAGCGGCGGTCGCTGGGTCTGCGGGCCAAGGCGAAGATGGCCGGCCAGCTGATCGTCGGCATCTCCTTCGCCGTGCTGTCGCTGATGTTCGCCGACGCGCGCGGCAACAAACCGGCCTCCACCAAGCTGTCCTTCATCACGGACTTCGGCTGGTCGATCGGCCCGGTGCTGTTCGTCGTCTGGGCGCTCTTCATGATCCTCGCGATGTCGAACGGCGTGAACCTGACGGACGGCCTGGACGGCCTGGCCACCGGCGCCTCCGTGCTCGTCTTCGGCGCCTACACGTTCATCGGCGTCTGGCAGTTCCAGGAGTCCTGCGCCAACGCGCAGACCCTGACCAACCCGGCCGCCTGCTACGAGGTGCGCGACCCGCTCGACCTCGCGGTGATCGCCTCCGCGCTGATGGGTGCCTGCCTGGGCTTCCTGTGGTGGAACACCTCGCCGGCGAAGATCTTCATGGGCGACACCGGTTCGCTCGCCCTCGGCGGTGTCCTGACGGGTCTGGCGATCCTCTCCCGCACGGAGCTGCTGCTGGCCATCATGGGCGGCCTGTTCGTCCTCATCACCATGTCGGTCGTCATCCAGGTCGGCTCCTTCCGGCTCACCGGCAAGCGCGTCTTCCGGATGGCGCCACTCCAGCACCACTTCGAACTCAAGGGCTGGTCCGAGGTCCTCGTGGTGGTTCGATTCTGGATCATCCAGGGAATCTGTGTGATTGTCGGACTGGGCCTCTTCTATGCGGGATGGGCAGCGGAAAAGTGACCTCCACCTCGGAGCCCTTCGACTTCCAGGGCAAGCGCGTCGTCGTCGCCGGCCTCGGTGTCTCCGGCGTCCCCGCGGCCAAGGTGCTGCACGCGCGCGGGGCGATCGTGACCGTCGTCAACGACGGCGACGACGCACGCGCGCGTGAGCAGGCCGCGGAGCTGGCGGCGCTCGGCGTCACCGTGCGCCTCGGCGACGGTGCGTCCCTGCCGGAGGGCACCGAGCTGATCGTCACCGCGCCCGGCTGGAAGCCGGACAAGCCGCTGTTCCTCGCGGCCGAGCGGGCGGGCGTGCCGGTCTGGGGCGACGTCGAGCTGGCCTGGCGCCTGCGCGGCCCCGAAGCGGCGCCCTGGCTGGCCGTCACCGGCACCAACGGCAAGACCACGACCGTGCAGATGCTGGCGTCGATCCTGAAGGCCGCGGGCCTGCGCACGGCCGCCGTCGGCAACATCGGCGTCTCCCTGCTGGACGCGGTCCTGGGCGAGGAGTACGGCGATCTCGATGTGCTCGCCGTGGAGCTGTCCAGCTACCAGCTGCACTGGGCGCCCTCGCTGCGCGCCCACTCGGCGGCCGTCCTCAACCTCGCCCCGGACCACCTGGACTGGCACGGCTCCATGGAGGCGTACGCGCGCGACAAGGGCCGTATCTACGAGGGCAATCGGGTCGCCTGCGTCTACAACGTCGAGGACAAGGCCACCGAGGACCTGGTCCGCGAGGCCGACGTCGAGGAGGGCTGCCGGGCCATCGGGTTCACCCTCGGTACCCCCGCGCCCTCCCAACTCGGCGTCGTCGACGGCATTCTGGTCGACCGCGCCTTCGTCGAGAACCGGCAGAAGAACGCGCAGGAGCTGGCCGAGGTCTCCGACGTCCGCCCGCCGGCCCCGCACAACATCGCCAACGCCCTTGCCGCGGCGGCCCTCGCGCGTGCCTTCGGGGTGCCCGCCCAGGCCGTACGCGACGGCCTCAGGGCCTTCCGGCCGGACGCCCACCGCATCGCGCACGTCGCCGACATCGACGCGGTGGCGTACGTGGACGACTCCAAGGCCACCAACACGCATGCCGCCGAAGCCTCGTTGGCATCATATGAGTCGATTGTATGGATTGCGGGTGGTCTGGCGAAGGGGGCGACCTTCGACGAGCTGGTCGCCAAGTCGGCAAAGCGACTTCGCGGAGCCGTCCTGATCGGCGCCGATCGTGCCCTGATCCGCGAGGCCCTCGCGCGACACGCGCCCGAAGTACCCGTCGTCGACCTCGACCGGACCGACACTGAGGCGATGCTCCAGGCGGTGACGGAAGCGAAGCGGCTCGCGCAGCCCGGTGACACGGTGCTGCTGGCCCCGGCCTGCGCCTCCATGGACATGTTCACCAACTACAACCAGCGCGGTGACGCGTTCGCGGCGGCGGTCCGCGAACTCGAAGCCTGACCCCGGCCGCCCGCCGGGCGGATCTTGGGAGGGACGCGTGGGACGGTCGACGTTCAGTGGAGGCGCCGATGCCCAGTAGCCGTACCGGTCGGCCGCCCGCACCCGGGGCGTCCCGTCGGCCCGCCGTCCCCCGGCCCCGGCGCGACAGCCCCGTGCAACGGTTCTGCAGTCGCGCCAAGAAGGCCTGGGACCGGCCGCTGACCGCCTACTACCTGATCCTCGGCGGCAGCGTGCTGATCACCGTGCTGGGCCTGGTCATGGTCTACTCGGCCTCCCAGGTCACCGCGCTGCAGATGGCGCTGCCGGGGTCGTACTTCTTCCGCAAGCAGCTGCTGGCCGCCGTGCTGGGCGGCGCACTGATGTTCACGGCCTCCCGCATGCCGGTGAAGCTGCACCGGGCGCTGGCCTATCCGATCCTGGCCTGCGCCGTCTTCCTGATGGTCCTGGTGCAGGTGCCGGGGATAGGGAAGACGGTCAACGGCAACCAGAACTGGATCGCCCTCGGCGGCTCCTTCCAGATCCAGCCGAGCGAGTTCGGCAAGCTGGCCCTGGTGCTGTGGGGCGCGGACCTGATCGCGCGCAAGCAGGAGAAGAAGCTGCTGACCGAATGGAAGCACATGCTGGTGCCGCTGGTGCCGGTCACCTTCCTGCTGCTCGGGCTGATCATGCTCGGCGGCGACATGGGTACGACGATCATCCTCACGGCGGTCCTGTTCGGCCTGCTGTGGCTCGCGGGGGCGCCGACCAGGCTGTTCGCCATGGTGCTGCAGATCGCCGCACTGCTCGCTTTCGTCGCCATCAAGACCAGCCCCAACCGGATGGCCCGGCTCGCCTGCATCGGCGCCACCGAGCCCAGGACGGGCGTCGCCGACTGCTGGCAGGCCGTGCACGGGATCTACGCGCTCGCCTCCGGCGGACTCTTCGGCTCCGGTCTCGGTGCGAGTGTGGAAAAATGGGGCCAACTCCCGGAAGCCCACACCGATTTCATCTTCGCGGTCACCGGTGAGGAACTGGGCCTGGCGGGGACACTGTCGGTGCTCGCCCTGTTCGCGGCTCTAGGCTATGCGGGTATCCGCGTGGCCGGACGCACGGAGGACCCCTTCGTGAGGTACGCCGCGGGAGGCGTGACCACCTGGATCACCGCCCAGGCGGTGATCAACATCGGTGCGGTGCTCGGTCTGCTGCCGATCGCCGGCGTCCCCCTCCCGCTGTTCTCCTACGGAGGGTCCGCCCTGCTGCCGACCATGTTCGCCATTGGGTTGCTGATCGCCTTCGCGCGCGACGAACCCGCTGCGCGGGCAGCGCTTGCGATGCGGCAACCTCGCTTTGGTAGAAAGCGGGGAGCCGGGGGCTCTGCTCGGTCGGGAAGGCCGGCCGGTGCCTCCCGGAGATGGAACACGATGCGACGGCGTGCCCCGAGGGCGCGTTCGTCCGGAGAGCGGTGAATTTCGGTGCATGTCGTACTCGCCGGTGGGGGGACCGCCGGCCACATCGAGCCCGCGCTCGCCCTCGCGGACGCCCTGCGCAGGCAGGACCCGACCGTGGGGATCACGGCCCTGGGCACGGAGCGCGGCCTGGAGACCCGGCTCGTCCCGGAGCGCGGCTACGAGCTGGCGCTGATCCCCGCGGTGCCGCTGCCCCGTAAGCCCACCCCCGAGCTGATCACCGTCCCGGGTCGGCTGCGCGGCACCATCAAGGCCGCCGAGCAGATCCTGGAGCGCACCAAGGCGGACGTCGTGGTCGGTTTCGGCGGCTATGTCGCCCTGCCCGGCTATCTGGCCGCCAAGCGGCTCGGTGTGCCGATCGTGATCCACGAGGCCAACGCCCGCCCGGGCCTGGCCAACAAGATCGGCTCGCGGTACGCGGCCCGGGTCGCCGTCTCCACGCCGGACAGCAAGCTCCGTGACGCCCGCTACATCGGCATCCCGCTGCGCCGGTCCATCGCCACGCTGGACCGGGCCGCTTCCCGCCCCGAGGGCCGCCACCGCTTCGGCCTCGACCCGAACCTGCCCACACTGCTGGTCTCCGGCGGCTCCCAGGGTGCCCGCCGTCTGAACGAGGTGACCCAGCAGGTCGCCCCATGGCTGCAGCAGGCCGGTATCCAGATCCTGCACGCGGTCGGCCCGAAGAACGAACTGCCGCAGGTACAGCAGATGCCGGGAATGCCCCCCTATGTCCCGGTAAGTTACCTGGACCGGATGGACCTCGCGTACGCCGCGGCCGACATGATGCTCTGCCGTGCGGGCGCGATGACCGTCGCCGAACTCTCCGCCGTGGGACTTCCGGCCGCCTACGTCCCGCTGCCCATCGGCAACGGCGAACAGCGGCTGAACGCCCAGCCGGTGGTGAAGGCCGGGGGCGGACTCCTCGTCGACGACGCGGAACTGACCCCCGAGTGGGTGCAGCAGAACGTGCTGCCCGTGCTCGCCGATCCGCACCGGCTGTACGAGATGTCCCGCTCGGCAAGCGAGTTCGGTCGCCGGGACGCCGACGAGCTGCTCGTCGGCATGGTGTACGAGGCGATCGCCTCGCGCCGTTAGGACCGTATGACGAAAGGGCAGTGAGCGTGGCCGGACCGACGACCGCCGAGCGCGGTGAACGCCAGCAGAAGTCGTCCGGCCCGCCGCCCGCCCGCGGACGGAGAAGAGCGCGCCTTCGTACGATCGTCATCCTGGCCGTGGTCGCCGTCCTCCTCGGAGCCGGTGGCACCTGGGTGTTGTACGGCTCCGCATGGCTGCGCGTCCGCCATGTCTCGGTGTCCGGCACGGATGTCCTGACCCCCGCCGAGGTGCGCGACGCGGCGGACGTGCCGGTCGGGGCCCCGATGATTTCCGTCGACATGAACGCCATCGAAGTCCGACTTCGCCGGAAATTGCCCCGAATTGACACTGTTGATGTGGTCCGGTCCTGGCCTCATGGAATCGGTCTGAAAGTGACCGAGCGCACTCCGGTTCTGCTTCTCCGAAAGGGCGGGGACTTCGTCGAAGTCGACCACGAAGGTGTCCGTTTCGCCACGGTTTCACAGGCGCCGAAAGCCGTTCCGACACTGGAATTGTCCGTCTCTCGCACGGGTCCCGGTGCCGCCGGCTTCCGCCGGTTCGGCACCGACCGGCTGGTGCGCGAGGCGGTCCGGGTCGCCGGTGCGCTGCCGGCCGCCGTGGCGCAGCAGACCCGGACCGTCCAAGTCCGTTCCTACGACAACATCTCGCTGGAGTTGGCCGACGGCCGCACCGTCGGATGGGGCAGCAGCGAGAACGGCCGGGCCAAGGCACGGACCCTCACGGCTCTCATGAAAGCAGCTCCCGGCGCGCGGCACTTCGACGTCAGCGTTCCCACCGCCCCTGCGTCATCAGGGAGTTGACGCACATCAGCGCAGGCCAGCACCCTGGTTGGGCACTGCTACGGCTGATCACATAGGGTGAAAAGAAAAACGGGAGGTTCGGCGTGTTCGTTGAACGTGCGCCACTTGTCGACTTAGTGTCCTGTTCAGAAGACTTCAGGAAACACACACACTGGTAACCCTAAACTTCAGGGTTAGGGTTCGGGTCGGCACTACGGACCGTCCCATTCGGCATCTGTCGTCCCGGCGCGGGGCACCGCACCGCGGCGACAACGTAATTCGAGGCGAGAGGCCTTCGACGTGGCAGCACCGCAGAACTACCTCGCAGTCATCAAGGTCATCGGTGTCGGCGGCGGTGGTGTCAATGCCATCAACCGGATGATCGAGGTCGGTCTCAAGGGTGTCGAGTTCATCGCCATCAACACCGACGCACAGGCGCTGTTGATGAGCGACGCCGACGTCAAGCTCGACGTCGGTCGTGAACTCACCCGCGGACTCGGCGCCGGGGCCAACCCGGCCGTCGGCCGCAAGGCCGCCGAGGACCACCGCGAGGAGATCGAGGAGGTCCTCAAGGGGGCCGACATGGTCTTCGTGACGGCCGGTGAGGGCGGCGGCACCGGCACCGGCGGCGCGCCCGTGGTGGCCAACATCGCGCGCTCGCTCGGCGCCCTCACCATCGGCGTGGTCACGCGCCCGTTCACCTTCGAGGGACGGCGCCGGGCGAACCAGGCCGAGGACGGCATCGCCGAGCTGCGCGAAGAGGTCGACACCCTCATCGTCATCCCGAACGACCGGCTGCTGTCCATCTCGGACCGCCAGGTCTCGGTCCTGGACGCCTTCAAGTCCGCCGACCAGGTCCTGCTCTCCGGTGTCCAGGGCATCACCGACCTCATCACCACCCCGGGCCTCATCAACCTCGACTTCGCCGACGTGAAGTCGGTCATGTCCGAGGCCGGTTCGGCCCTCATGGGCATCGGCTCGGCCCGCGGCGACGACCGCGCGGTGGCCGCGGCCGAGATGGCGATCTCCTCGCCACTCCTCGAGGCGTCCATCGACGGCGCCCGAGGCGTGCTGCTGTCCATCTCCGGCGGCTCCGACCTCGGTCTGTTCGAGATCAACGAGGCCGCCCAGCTGGTCAGCGAGGCCGCCCACCCCGAGGCCAACATCATCTTCGGCGCGGTCATCGACGACGCCCTCGGCGACGAGGTCCGGGTCACCGTGATCGCGGCCGGCTTCGACGGCGGCCAGCCGCCCGCCCGCCGGGACAACGTCCTCGGCTCGGCCTCGACTTCGGCCTCCGCCCGGCGCGAGGAGCCCGCTCCGGCCCGGCCGAGCGAGCCCAGCCGCCCGTCCTTCGGCTCGCTCGGCAGCGTCAAGCCGAAGGAGGAGCCGGAGCAGGCGCCCGAGCCGGTGGCGGACATCCCGGTCGCCCCGCCGGTGACGCCGGCGCCGCGGACCTACTCGGACAGCGCGGCCGAGGAGCTGGACGTGCCGGACTTCCTCAAGTGATAAGACAGCGCGAGAGCGTGAGCGGCGCGCACTTCGCCTTCACCGACCGGTGGGGCGGGGTGAGCGCCGCTCCGTATGAGGAGCTCAACCTCGGCGGCGCGGTCGGCGACGCCCCCGAGGCCGTACGGGCCAACCGGGACATCGCCGCCAAAACGCTCGGTCTCGACCCGGGCCGGGTCGTCTGGATGAACCAGGTGCACGGCGCCGATGTGACCGTCGTGGACGAGCCCTGGGGCGAGCAGCCGGTGCCGGAGACCGACGCCGTCGTCACCGTCCGCCGCGGACTCGCCCTCGCCGTCCTCACCGCCGACTGTGTGCCGGTGCTGCTGGCCGATCCCGTCGCCGGGGTCGCCGCGGCGGCCCACGCGGGCCGGCCCGGCATGGTCAAGGGGGTCGTCCCCGCCGCCGTACGGGCCATGGTCGAACTCGGCGCCGAGCCGGACCGGATCGTCGCCCGCACCGGCCCGGCCGTGTGCGGACAGTGCTACGAGGTGCCGGAGCGGATGCGCGACGAAGTCGCGGCCGTCGAGCCGGCGGCGCACGCTGAAACGAGCTGGGGTACGCCGGCGGTCGATGTGAGCGCCGGGGTGCACGCGCAGCTCGAACGGCTCGGGGTGTGCGACCGGGCGCAGTCGCCGGTGTGCACGCTGGAGTCGGGCGACCACTTCTCGTACCGCCGCGACCGCTCCACCGGGCGGCTCGCGGGCTATGTCTGGCTGGACTGATGGGGCATGACGGACCGTAAGACCGAACTCGCCGGAAATCTGGCGAATGTGGAGCAGCGCATCACTGCCGCGTGTGTGGCGGCGGGGCGCAAGCGGGAGGAGGTGACCCTGATCGTGGTCACCAAGACCTACCCGGCGAGCGATGTGCGGATCCTGTCGGAACTCGGTGTGCGTCATGTCGCCGAGAACCGCGACCAGGACGCGGCGCCGAAGGCCGCCGCGTGCGCTGATCTGCCACTGACATGGCACTTCGTGGGTCAGTTGCAGACCAATAAGGTCCGTTCTGTGGTCGGTTATGCCGATGTGGTGCAGTCCGTCGACCGTGCCCGGCTCGTCACCGCGCTGTCCCAAGAGGCGGTGCGGGCGGGGCGCGAGGTCGGCTGCCTGCTCCAGGTGGCGCTGGACGCGGGCGAGAGCGAGCGGGGCGAGCGCGGTGGCGTCGCGCCCGGCGGAATCGAAGAGTTGGCCGACCTCGTGACCCGGGCTCCGGGGCTGCGGCTCGACGGACTGATGACCGTCGCTCCGCTGGCCGGGGAGTACGCGGGACGCGAACAGGCGGCGTTCGGGCGGCTCATGGATTTGTCGACTGACCTGCGCCGGGCTCATCCGACTGCAACCATGGTGTCGGCAGGGATGAGTGCGGACCTCGAGCAGGCCGTGGCCGCCGGAGCGACACATGTGCGCGTCGGCACTGCGGTACTCGGAGTCCGCCCCAAGCTCGGGTAACGTCGCCAAGAAGTCGGACCACAGCAGAAAATATGGTCAATGCCCGTGAATGCGGGCGCAACGACCCCGTGGATCGCGGGCACTTGGCAGTCGTCAGCCGATCCACCACAGAGCGGAGGACTCAGAGCATGGCCGGCGCGATGCGCAAGATGGCGGTCTACCTCGGCCTCGTGGAGGACGATGGGTACGACGGCCGCGGATTCGACCCTGACGACGACTTCGAGCCCGAGCTGGACCCGGAGCCAGAACGAGATCATCGACGGCACGAATCTTCACACCAATCGCACGGTGCACATCAGTCCCAAAGGGACGAAGAGGTGCGCATCGTGCAACCGCCCGCACCGCGTGAGCCGGTGGCTCGTTCGACTTCGCTCGCCGCGGAATCCGGACGTCCGGCGCGCATCGCGCCCGTGGCATCCATCACACAAGAACGTCAGTCCCTGGAGAAGAACGCACCGGTGATCATGCCCAAGGTCGTGTCGGAACGAGAGCCGTACCGGATCACCACACTTCACCCCCGGACCTACAACGAGGCCCGTACCATCGGGGAACACTTCCGTGAGGGCACCCCGGTGATCATGAATCTGACTGAGATGGATGACACAGACGCGAAGCGACTTGTCGACTTTGCGGCCGGTTTGGTGTTTGGTCTTCACGGCAGCATCGAGCGGGTGACGCAGAAGGTGTTCCTGTTGTCTCCTGCTAACGTCGATGTCACGGCGGAGGACAAGGCCCGCATCGCAGAGGGCGGGTTCTTCAACCAGAGCTGAGACGCACAACCGGATCGAAGTTCGGAAGAGCACGGAACAGGGGAGAGGGAAGCGCAGGCCATGAGCGTGTTCGTCACGGTGGTCCACACCGCGCTACTGGTGTTCCTCGCCGTGCTCATTTTCCGGCTGGTCATGGATTATGTGTTCCAGTTCGCCCGCTCGTGGCAACCCGGCAAGGCGATGGTGGTCGTACTGGAGGCCACCTACACTGTCACCGATCCACCGCTGAAGCTTCTGCGGCGGTTCATCCCGCCGCTGCGTCTCGGGGGCGTGGCGCTCGACCTGTCCTTCTTCGTACTGATGATCATCGTTTACATCCTCCTTTCCATCACGGGGAGCTTTGCGTCATGAGGGTGGACGATACGGTCTTGCCGACTGCCGATGACTACGTTGAGGTGAAGAGATGCCGTTGACCCCCGAGGACGTGCGGAACAAGCAGTTCACGACCGTCCGCCTCCGAGAAGGCTATGACGAGGACGAGGTCGATGCCTTCCTCGACGAGGTCGAAGCCGAACTGACCCGTCTGCTTCGCGAGAACGAGGACCTGCGCGCCAAGCTGGCCGCGGCGACCCGTGCGGCCGCGCAGAACCAGCAGAACATGCGCAAGGGCCCGCCGGAGCAGGACCAGCAGCAGCATCCGCAGCAGCAGGGCATGCGAGGTCCCGGCGCGCCGGTGCCCGCCGGAATATCGGGCCCGCCGCAGCAGCAGATGGGTGGCCCCATGGGTGGCCCGCCCCAGCTGCCGAGCGGCGCCCCGCAGCTGCCCGCCGGTCCCGGCGGTCAGGGCGGCCCGCAGGGTCCCGGTCCGATGGGCCAGGGTCCGATGGGTCAGGGCCCGATGGGTCAGGGCTCGATGGGTCAGGGCCCGATGGGCGGACAGCCGCCCATGCAGCAGCAGATGGGCATGGGCGGTCCCATGGGTGGACCCGGCATGCCCGGTCAGGGCCCTGGTGGCGACAGCGCCGCCCGAGTCCTCTCGCTGGCCCAGCAGACCGCCGACCAGGCGATCGCCGAGGCCCGCTCCGAGGCCAACAAGATCGTCGGCGAGGCCCGCAGCCGCGCCGAGGGTCTGGAGCGTGACGCCCGTGCCAAGGCCGACGCCCTGGAGCGGGACGCGCAGGAGAAGCACCGCGTCGCGATGGGCTCCCTGGAGTCCGCCCGCGCCACGCTGGAGCGCAAGGTCGAGGACCTGCGCGGCTTCGAACGCGAGTACCGCACGCGGCTGAAGTCGTACCTCGAGTCCCAGCTGCGCCAGCTGGAGACCCAGGCCGACGACTCGCTCGCTCCGCCGCGCACCCCGGCCACCGCGTCCCTGCCGCCGTCCCCGGCGCCTTCCATGGCCCCGGCCGGCGCGAGCGCCCCGTCCTACGGCGGTAACCAGACGATGGGCGGCAACCCCGCTCCGTCCGCCCCGTCCTACGGCGGTCAGCAGCAGATGACCCCGGCCATGACGCAGCCCATGGCCCCGGTCCGCCCGCAGGGCCCGTCCCCGATGGGCCAGGCACCCTCGCCGATGCGCGGGTTCCTGATCGACGAGGACGACAACTGAGCACCGGGCACGGTGAGTAGTACGCCTTAGGCGTCGGCAGCGTTCAGGGCGGGACCCCGGATCACCCGATCCGGGGTCCCGCCCTTTTTACGCGCGTTGCGGACCCATGGAGAAGGGCCCGGCCTCCGAACCGGAGACCGGGCCCTTCTCGGACCGCTCGGCGCTTACGCCTTCCGCAGCCGGAACGTGAGCGACAGCCCCTCGTCGGTGAACGGCTCGCCGTAGCTGTCGTCGGCCTCACCCTGGGCGAAGTCGGTCGCCAGAACCTCGTCCGCGATCAGCCGGCTGTGTTCGCTCAGCGCAGCGACCACCGCGGGGTCGGTCGACACCCACCGCAGAGTGATCCGGTCGGCCACATCCAGCCCGCTGTTCTTACGGGCCTCCTGGATCAGCCGGATCGCGTCACGGGCCAAACCCGCCTGCCGCAGCTCCTCGGTGATCTCCAGGTCCAGGGCCACCGTGGCACCGGAGTCGGAGGCCACCGACCAGCCCTCGCGCGGGGTCTCGGTGATGATCACCTCGTCCGGGGCGAGGGTGACGGTCTCACCGTCGACCTCCACCGACGCCGTACCCTCGCGCAGGGCCAGCGACAGCGCGGCCGCATCCGCGTTCGCGACCGCCTTCGCCACGTCCTGCACCCGCTTGCCGAACCGCTTGCCCAGCGCGCGGAAGTTGGCCTTGGCGGTGGTGTCCACCAGCGAGCCGCCCACCTCGGACAGCGACGCCAGCGAGGAGACGTTCAGCTCCTCGGTGATCTGGCTGTGCAGCTCCGGGTCCAGCGCCTCGAAGCCGGTCGCGGCGATCAGCGCGCGGGACAGCGGCTGGCGCGTCTTGACGCCGGACTCCGCGCGCGTGGCACGGCCCAGCTCCACCAGCCGGCGGACCAGAACCATCTGCTTCGACAGCTCCGGGTCGATCGCCGCCAGGTCCGCCTCCGGCCACGCGGCCAGATGCACGGACTCCGGCGCGCCCGGGGTCACCGGCACGACCAGGTCCTGCCAGACCCGCTCGGTGATGAACGGGACGATCGGCGCCAGCAGCTTCGTGACCGTCTCCAGCACCTCGTGCAGCGTGCGCAGTGCGGCCTTCTCGCCCTGCCAGAAGCGGCGGCGCGAGCGGCGGACGTACCAGTTGGACAGGTCGTCGACGAACGCGGACAGCAGCTTGCCGGCGCGCTGGGTGTCGTACGCCTCCAGCGCCTGGGTCACCTGGTCGGTGAGGGCGTGCAGTTCGGACAGCAGCCAGCGGTCGATCAGCGGGCGCTCGGCCGGGGCCGGGTCCGCAGCGCTGGGTGCCCACGCG contains:
- the murG gene encoding undecaprenyldiphospho-muramoylpentapeptide beta-N-acetylglucosaminyltransferase; translated protein: MHVVLAGGGTAGHIEPALALADALRRQDPTVGITALGTERGLETRLVPERGYELALIPAVPLPRKPTPELITVPGRLRGTIKAAEQILERTKADVVVGFGGYVALPGYLAAKRLGVPIVIHEANARPGLANKIGSRYAARVAVSTPDSKLRDARYIGIPLRRSIATLDRAASRPEGRHRFGLDPNLPTLLVSGGSQGARRLNEVTQQVAPWLQQAGIQILHAVGPKNELPQVQQMPGMPPYVPVSYLDRMDLAYAAADMMLCRAGAMTVAELSAVGLPAAYVPLPIGNGEQRLNAQPVVKAGGGLLVDDAELTPEWVQQNVLPVLADPHRLYEMSRSASEFGRRDADELLVGMVYEAIASRR
- a CDS encoding cell division protein FtsQ/DivIB, which gives rise to MAGPTTAERGERQQKSSGPPPARGRRRARLRTIVILAVVAVLLGAGGTWVLYGSAWLRVRHVSVSGTDVLTPAEVRDAADVPVGAPMISVDMNAIEVRLRRKLPRIDTVDVVRSWPHGIGLKVTERTPVLLLRKGGDFVEVDHEGVRFATVSQAPKAVPTLELSVSRTGPGAAGFRRFGTDRLVREAVRVAGALPAAVAQQTRTVQVRSYDNISLELADGRTVGWGSSENGRAKARTLTALMKAAPGARHFDVSVPTAPASSGS
- the ftsZ gene encoding cell division protein FtsZ, whose amino-acid sequence is MAAPQNYLAVIKVIGVGGGGVNAINRMIEVGLKGVEFIAINTDAQALLMSDADVKLDVGRELTRGLGAGANPAVGRKAAEDHREEIEEVLKGADMVFVTAGEGGGTGTGGAPVVANIARSLGALTIGVVTRPFTFEGRRRANQAEDGIAELREEVDTLIVIPNDRLLSISDRQVSVLDAFKSADQVLLSGVQGITDLITTPGLINLDFADVKSVMSEAGSALMGIGSARGDDRAVAAAEMAISSPLLEASIDGARGVLLSISGGSDLGLFEINEAAQLVSEAAHPEANIIFGAVIDDALGDEVRVTVIAAGFDGGQPPARRDNVLGSASTSASARREEPAPARPSEPSRPSFGSLGSVKPKEEPEQAPEPVADIPVAPPVTPAPRTYSDSAAEELDVPDFLK
- the pgeF gene encoding peptidoglycan editing factor PgeF gives rise to the protein MIRQRESVSGAHFAFTDRWGGVSAAPYEELNLGGAVGDAPEAVRANRDIAAKTLGLDPGRVVWMNQVHGADVTVVDEPWGEQPVPETDAVVTVRRGLALAVLTADCVPVLLADPVAGVAAAAHAGRPGMVKGVVPAAVRAMVELGAEPDRIVARTGPAVCGQCYEVPERMRDEVAAVEPAAHAETSWGTPAVDVSAGVHAQLERLGVCDRAQSPVCTLESGDHFSYRRDRSTGRLAGYVWLD
- a CDS encoding YggS family pyridoxal phosphate-dependent enzyme — its product is MTDRKTELAGNLANVEQRITAACVAAGRKREEVTLIVVTKTYPASDVRILSELGVRHVAENRDQDAAPKAAACADLPLTWHFVGQLQTNKVRSVVGYADVVQSVDRARLVTALSQEAVRAGREVGCLLQVALDAGESERGERGGVAPGGIEELADLVTRAPGLRLDGLMTVAPLAGEYAGREQAAFGRLMDLSTDLRRAHPTATMVSAGMSADLEQAVAAGATHVRVGTAVLGVRPKLG
- a CDS encoding cell division protein SepF, which produces MAGAMRKMAVYLGLVEDDGYDGRGFDPDDDFEPELDPEPERDHRRHESSHQSHGAHQSQRDEEVRIVQPPAPREPVARSTSLAAESGRPARIAPVASITQERQSLEKNAPVIMPKVVSEREPYRITTLHPRTYNEARTIGEHFREGTPVIMNLTEMDDTDAKRLVDFAAGLVFGLHGSIERVTQKVFLLSPANVDVTAEDKARIAEGGFFNQS